One stretch of Alphaproteobacteria bacterium DNA includes these proteins:
- the surE gene encoding 5'/3'-nucleotidase SurE gives MFEFPRRTGKLRILISNDDGVRAPGIKVLHRIARELSDDVWICAPAEEQSGAGHSLTLRYPIWLRRLSARRYAVDGTPTDSVLVGIHQTLKDHKPDLVLSGVNRGSNMGEFITYSGTCAAAMEATILGVPAIALSQQTDFDRSFTHWSTAEQHAPGVIRKLLRTGWPERTFININFPDCLPEDVAGVEITEQGTRPMGDSLVESRHPRGGRYFWVGALPTHAKGKKGTDLAAVEAKCISVTPVDLNFTNKRAMKPLAEAFKGYRKR, from the coding sequence ATGTTTGAATTCCCCAGGCGGACGGGCAAGCTGCGCATCCTGATTTCGAATGACGACGGGGTTCGTGCACCGGGCATCAAGGTGTTGCACCGTATCGCGCGTGAACTCAGTGACGATGTCTGGATTTGTGCCCCCGCCGAGGAACAGAGCGGCGCGGGACATTCCCTGACCCTGCGCTACCCGATCTGGCTGCGGCGATTGTCGGCCCGGCGCTATGCGGTCGATGGCACGCCGACAGACAGTGTGCTCGTCGGCATTCACCAGACCCTGAAGGACCACAAGCCCGACCTCGTCCTGTCGGGGGTCAATCGCGGTAGCAACATGGGTGAGTTCATCACCTATTCGGGGACCTGTGCAGCGGCCATGGAAGCGACGATTCTCGGTGTACCGGCCATCGCGCTCAGCCAGCAGACCGATTTCGATCGCAGCTTCACCCACTGGTCGACGGCCGAGCAGCATGCGCCGGGCGTGATCCGCAAGCTGTTGCGCACCGGCTGGCCCGAACGAACATTCATCAACATCAACTTCCCCGATTGCCTGCCCGAAGATGTGGCCGGTGTCGAAATCACCGAGCAGGGGACCCGCCCGATGGGGGATTCTCTGGTCGAGAGTCGGCATCCACGCGGCGGGCGATACTTCTGGGTTGGCGCGCTACCCACACATGCAAAGGGCAAGAAGGGTACCGACCTTGCGGCCGTGGAGGCGAAATGCATCTCGGTCACGCCGGTCGATCTGAACTTTACGAACAAACGCGCCATGAAGCCGCTCGCCGAAGCCTTCAAGGGATACCGCAAGCGATGA
- a CDS encoding protein-L-isoaspartate(D-aspartate) O-methyltransferase: protein MSTPAHRARLVLALRSAGITDTKALSAIENVPREMFVPDAFQDRAYEDTALPIGYGQTLSQPLVVATMIQGLALGGREKLLEVGTGSGYHAAILSHLCRRVYTIERHRPLLAEAQARFEALGLSNVVSMAGDGMKGWPEQAPFDRISVTAAGDAPPPQLLDQLKIGGIMIMPVGGQNRVQHLVRYRRTETAVESETLMEVRFVPLLPGVAEAAGA, encoded by the coding sequence ATGAGTACGCCGGCGCATCGCGCACGCCTCGTTCTGGCACTCCGCAGCGCGGGTATCACCGACACGAAGGCGTTGTCCGCGATCGAGAATGTGCCGCGCGAAATGTTCGTACCCGACGCGTTTCAGGACCGCGCCTACGAGGACACCGCGTTACCCATCGGGTACGGTCAGACCCTGAGCCAGCCGCTCGTGGTGGCGACGATGATCCAGGGGTTGGCACTCGGGGGGCGCGAGAAGTTGCTCGAGGTGGGCACGGGTTCGGGCTACCACGCCGCAATTTTGTCCCATTTGTGTCGCCGGGTGTACACGATCGAGCGCCACAGACCGCTCCTGGCCGAAGCGCAGGCGCGGTTCGAGGCGCTCGGCCTGAGCAACGTGGTAAGCATGGCAGGGGACGGCATGAAGGGATGGCCCGAACAGGCTCCGTTCGATCGGATCAGCGTAACGGCGGCGGGTGATGCGCCGCCACCGCAGCTCCTCGATCAGCTGAAGATCGGCGGCATCATGATCATGCCGGTTGGCGGTCAAAACCGAGTCCAGCACCTTGTCCGTTACCGCCGCACCGAGACAGCCGTCGAAAGCGAAACATTAATGGAGGTGCGGTTCGTACCGCTGTTGCCGGGGGTTGCCGAGGCTGCGGGAGCCTGA
- a CDS encoding M23 family metallopeptidase, whose translation MSLAKSRNTSLHTPIWLVLAAAILAACAGPGGRAEIIDRSYQNDNRGAAPAGAYVVRRGDTVYGVAQRNGVSTRALIDWNRLRPPYLLVPGQALQLPQSRNYTVQRGDSVYAISRRFGIDMTTIVRLNNIPSPYTIHVGQRLQLPANAGPGTQAASAPAAASAPANPSGASPSAKPLPPAQVTTVPRPPARAGDGFVWPVEGRVISSFGSKTGGRHNDGVNIAAPSGAPVRAAENGVVAYAGKEIRGFGNLLLIKHDGGLITAYAHADSLLVGRGDVVTRGQVIAKVGKTGGVDNPQLHFEVRRGTKAVDPGQFLPS comes from the coding sequence ATGTCGCTGGCGAAATCCCGCAACACCAGTTTGCACACGCCCATATGGCTCGTTCTCGCCGCCGCGATACTTGCGGCCTGTGCGGGCCCCGGCGGCAGAGCCGAAATCATCGACCGGAGCTACCAGAACGACAACCGCGGCGCGGCCCCGGCCGGTGCCTATGTCGTGCGGCGCGGGGACACGGTCTACGGGGTCGCTCAACGCAACGGCGTGTCGACCCGGGCCCTGATCGACTGGAACCGGCTGCGTCCGCCCTATCTGCTTGTGCCTGGCCAGGCGCTTCAACTCCCCCAGAGCCGCAACTACACGGTACAGCGCGGCGATTCCGTCTACGCCATCTCCCGTCGTTTCGGGATCGATATGACGACCATCGTCCGGCTCAACAACATCCCGTCGCCCTACACGATTCATGTGGGCCAGCGCCTGCAACTTCCCGCGAACGCGGGCCCGGGAACGCAGGCCGCAAGCGCGCCCGCTGCCGCGTCCGCACCTGCGAATCCATCCGGCGCGAGTCCGTCAGCCAAACCCTTGCCGCCGGCTCAGGTCACAACGGTGCCGCGACCGCCGGCACGCGCCGGCGACGGTTTCGTCTGGCCGGTCGAGGGGCGGGTGATCTCGTCATTCGGGTCCAAAACCGGGGGGCGGCACAATGACGGGGTCAACATAGCCGCACCGTCCGGGGCCCCGGTGCGCGCCGCCGAGAATGGTGTGGTTGCCTATGCGGGCAAGGAAATTCGCGGATTTGGCAATCTGTTGCTGATCAAGCATGACGGCGGATTGATCACCGCCTACGCCCATGCGGATTCGCTGCTGGTCGGGCGCGGCGATGTCGTCACCCGCGGCCAGGTCATTGCCAAGGTCGGCAAGACCGGCGGCGTGGACAATCCGCAGCTTCATTTCGAAGTTCGGCGGGGTACGAAAGCTGTCGACCCCGGACAGTTCCTGCCGAGTTAG
- a CDS encoding ATP-binding protein: protein MEEQNLGPLLTRIADALDRIAPVPAATTDLSDADAYVWHADGPDSGHLEPVPAVNRVPLGLLKGIDDQADTLIENTRRFANGLPANNALLWGARGTGKSSLVKAAHAEINAEAENGLLLVEIHREDIQSLPALLSILRESGRQAILFCDDLSFDNSDSSYKSLKAVLEGGIEGRPENVVFYATSNRRHLLPRDMMENERSTAINPSEAVEEKVSLSDRFGLWLGFHNINQDTFFAMVLAYCEHFDLDIAPDQLRADAKEWSVTRGSRSGRVAWQFVQEVAGRLGKPIDLRD from the coding sequence ATGGAAGAACAGAATTTAGGCCCGTTGCTGACGCGCATAGCCGACGCGCTGGACCGTATTGCCCCTGTCCCGGCAGCGACGACCGACCTGTCGGATGCCGACGCCTATGTCTGGCACGCGGACGGTCCCGACAGCGGGCATCTGGAGCCGGTCCCGGCCGTCAACCGGGTGCCGCTGGGTCTCTTGAAGGGCATCGACGACCAGGCGGACACGCTGATCGAGAACACCCGGCGTTTCGCCAACGGCCTGCCCGCGAACAATGCGCTGCTCTGGGGCGCGCGCGGTACCGGCAAGTCCAGTCTGGTGAAGGCGGCCCATGCCGAAATCAATGCCGAGGCCGAAAACGGCCTGCTGCTGGTGGAAATCCATCGCGAAGACATCCAGTCCCTGCCCGCGTTGTTGTCGATACTGCGCGAGAGTGGCCGCCAGGCGATCCTGTTCTGCGACGATCTGAGTTTCGACAATTCCGACAGCAGCTACAAATCCCTCAAGGCCGTGCTGGAAGGCGGTATCGAGGGCCGGCCCGAGAATGTCGTATTCTATGCGACGTCCAACCGGCGTCACCTCTTGCCGCGCGACATGATGGAAAATGAGCGTTCGACCGCCATCAACCCGTCCGAAGCCGTCGAGGAGAAAGTCTCCCTGTCAGACCGGTTCGGGCTCTGGCTGGGTTTCCACAACATAAACCAGGACACATTCTTCGCAATGGTGCTGGCCTACTGCGAGCATTTCGACCTCGACATCGCGCCGGATCAGCTGCGGGCCGACGCCAAGGAATGGTCGGTCACGCGCGGATCGCGTTCGGGCCGTGTCGCATGGCAGTTTGTGCAGGAAGTCGCGGGCCGGCTGGGCAAGCCGATCGACTTGCGCGACTGA
- the yajC gene encoding preprotein translocase subunit YajC: protein MFITPAYAQGLGGGDAFTSFLPIILIFVVFYFLLIRPQQRKMKQHRAMLGQVKRGDRVLTGGGIIGTVTKVKDETDEVTVEISDGVKVEILRGTISDVFTSTPNTGGGQTPGKGGPTVVGPAANDQKSGGGLLGGLFGGRK from the coding sequence ATGTTCATTACGCCAGCCTATGCACAGGGGCTTGGTGGAGGCGATGCCTTCACATCGTTCCTGCCGATCATCCTGATATTTGTGGTTTTCTATTTTCTGCTCATTCGCCCCCAACAGCGCAAGATGAAGCAACACCGGGCGATGCTCGGCCAGGTCAAACGCGGGGACCGCGTACTGACCGGCGGCGGCATCATTGGTACCGTAACCAAGGTCAAGGACGAGACCGACGAGGTGACGGTCGAAATCTCGGACGGTGTGAAGGTGGAAATCCTTCGCGGCACGATCTCCGACGTCTTCACTTCGACGCCGAACACAGGTGGTGGGCAGACGCCGGGCAAGGGTGGTCCGACGGTCGTCGGTCCTGCGGCCAATGACCAGAAATCCGGTGGCGGCCTTCTCGGCGGCCTCTTCGGCGGTCGCAAGTAA
- the secD gene encoding protein translocase subunit SecD: protein MVNYPRWAIVVTIVIALLGLIYASPNFFPQADEAVEASGVLPSQRMNLGLDLQGGSSLLLSVGVDTAIRETLESVESTVRRELRQRGSRIGYSGLRVEGKAIAFTLRDAADAEAARDRLRNLEDGFELEVTDDVNFRLVMSEDAEAARRQSAVEQSIEIVRRRVDETGVAEPVIQQQGQDRILVQLPGIKDPERIKRLLGQTAKLNFHMLDESVSIQEAENGNLPAGSMLLFSPEEEGRIPYVVRRTVEVAGDRLVDAQPTFQDGQPIVSFRFDAAGGRRFGELTAENVGRRLAIVLDREVVSAPRIQTAILGGSGIITGRFTVQEVNDLSLVLRAGALPAPLTVLEERTVGPGLGADSIEAGKIASIIGLAAVVVFIIVSYGLFGLMAAIALLFNLSLIVALLSVLQATLTLPGIAGIVLTIGMAVDANVLILERIKEEVRNGRTPISAIDAGYRRALTTIIDSNLTTLIAAILLFQFGTGPIKGFAVTLSIGIITSMFTAMMLTRLFIVVWLRRRRPQTLPI from the coding sequence ATGGTCAATTATCCCCGTTGGGCGATTGTCGTGACAATCGTGATCGCGCTGCTCGGCCTCATCTACGCTTCGCCGAACTTCTTTCCGCAAGCGGATGAGGCTGTCGAGGCGTCCGGGGTTCTGCCTTCCCAGCGCATGAATTTGGGGCTCGACCTCCAGGGCGGCTCATCATTGCTGTTGTCGGTGGGCGTGGACACGGCCATTCGCGAAACCCTCGAATCTGTTGAGTCGACGGTCCGCCGTGAACTACGGCAACGGGGGTCGCGCATCGGGTATTCCGGCTTGCGTGTCGAGGGGAAGGCCATCGCGTTTACCTTGCGCGATGCCGCGGACGCCGAGGCAGCCCGTGACCGGCTTCGCAATCTCGAAGACGGATTCGAACTCGAGGTTACCGACGATGTGAACTTTCGTCTCGTGATGTCGGAAGATGCCGAAGCGGCAAGACGTCAAAGCGCGGTCGAACAATCCATCGAGATCGTGCGCCGCCGCGTGGACGAAACCGGTGTGGCGGAACCCGTCATCCAACAACAGGGCCAGGACAGGATTTTGGTTCAGTTGCCGGGTATCAAGGATCCGGAGCGGATCAAGCGTTTGCTTGGCCAAACGGCGAAGCTGAATTTCCATATGCTGGATGAATCCGTTTCCATCCAGGAAGCCGAAAACGGCAATCTGCCGGCGGGGTCGATGCTGCTCTTCAGCCCGGAAGAAGAAGGCCGCATTCCCTATGTCGTCCGGCGAACGGTCGAGGTGGCCGGCGATCGTCTGGTCGACGCGCAACCGACCTTCCAGGACGGGCAACCCATCGTATCCTTCCGGTTCGACGCCGCCGGCGGTCGGCGCTTCGGGGAGTTGACGGCCGAGAATGTCGGCCGGCGTCTCGCCATCGTGCTCGACCGTGAGGTCGTCAGCGCGCCGCGCATTCAGACGGCCATTCTCGGCGGCAGCGGTATCATCACGGGCCGTTTCACGGTGCAGGAGGTCAACGACCTGTCGCTCGTCCTCCGGGCTGGTGCCTTGCCAGCACCGCTCACGGTGCTCGAGGAACGCACGGTCGGGCCGGGCCTCGGTGCGGATTCCATTGAAGCCGGAAAGATCGCCAGCATCATCGGACTGGCCGCCGTGGTGGTCTTCATCATCGTCAGCTACGGGCTGTTCGGCCTGATGGCGGCGATCGCGCTGTTGTTCAACCTGTCGCTGATCGTCGCGTTGCTCTCGGTCCTCCAGGCGACACTCACCTTGCCGGGCATCGCGGGGATCGTGTTGACCATCGGCATGGCGGTCGATGCGAACGTGCTCATACTCGAGCGGATCAAGGAAGAGGTACGCAACGGGCGGACGCCGATCTCGGCAATCGATGCCGGTTACAGGCGCGCGCTGACGACGATCATCGATTCGAACCTCACGACCCTAATCGCGGCGATCTTGCTGTTTCAGTTCGGCACGGGGCCGATCAAGGGGTTTGCGGTGACACTGTCCATCGGGATCATCACGTCCATGTTCACGGCCATGATGCTGACCCGCCTTTTCATTGTCGTCTGGCTTCGTCGCCGGCGACCGCAAACCCTGCCGATCTAG
- the secF gene encoding protein translocase subunit SecF: protein MRLSIVPANTNFDFVGRRRLAYPLSALLIILSIGAFLVQGLNFGIDFRGGILVEIKTEGPANVAELRATVGGLGLGEVQVQEFGAPDDVLIRIQQQDGEESEQLQAINILKDALGEQVSEYRRTEFVGPTVGAELISSAIWAVVLAIGAILIYIWFRFEWQFGVGAVVALTHDVLTTIGLFAFTQLEFNLATVAAILTIAGYSINDTVVIYDRVREELRRYKKLDMPAVLNLAVNRTLSRTFMTSITTLIALVALAIFGGSIIRDFAYAMIWGVIIGTYSSVFIAVPVLLALNLSRESLSAGLDESEEAEQDASAEDTPADK, encoded by the coding sequence GTGCGTCTAAGTATCGTTCCCGCAAATACCAATTTTGATTTCGTCGGCCGGCGCCGGCTGGCCTACCCGTTGTCGGCCTTGCTGATCATCCTCTCGATCGGGGCGTTTCTGGTCCAGGGCCTGAATTTCGGGATCGATTTCCGCGGCGGCATCCTGGTCGAGATCAAGACCGAAGGTCCGGCCAACGTCGCCGAATTGCGGGCCACGGTCGGTGGTCTCGGGTTGGGAGAGGTGCAGGTTCAGGAATTTGGTGCACCCGACGACGTGCTGATCCGTATTCAGCAGCAGGACGGCGAAGAATCGGAACAACTTCAGGCAATCAATATTCTCAAGGACGCGCTTGGAGAACAGGTCTCGGAATATCGCCGGACCGAATTCGTCGGGCCGACGGTCGGGGCCGAACTCATCAGTTCGGCCATCTGGGCGGTCGTCCTCGCGATCGGCGCTATCCTGATCTACATCTGGTTTCGTTTCGAATGGCAGTTCGGCGTGGGGGCTGTGGTCGCGCTGACCCATGACGTGCTCACCACGATCGGCCTGTTCGCGTTCACCCAACTGGAGTTCAACCTGGCGACCGTGGCCGCGATTCTGACCATCGCCGGTTATTCGATCAACGACACGGTCGTTATCTATGACCGGGTGCGCGAAGAACTGCGCCGCTACAAGAAACTGGACATGCCGGCGGTGCTCAATCTGGCGGTCAACCGCACCCTGTCGCGTACCTTCATGACGAGTATCACGACGCTGATTGCGCTGGTGGCGCTGGCCATTTTCGGCGGATCGATCATCCGAGATTTCGCCTACGCGATGATCTGGGGCGTGATTATCGGCACCTATTCGTCGGTGTTCATCGCGGTACCGGTTCTGCTCGCGCTCAACCTGAGCCGCGAAAGCCTGTCGGCGGGCCTGGACGAGAGCGAAGAGGCGGAACAGGACGCGTCAGCGGAAGACACGCCTGCCGACAAGTAG
- a CDS encoding Mth938-like domain-containing protein, with product MPAEPTPPPSAYQVVERYGAGKFRISGQAYQSSVLVFPERTIAWPVADFSDIDAAALAPVLAESQASDGIELLLLGCGPRMALVNQALRAPLRAAGIVIEPMDTGAAARTFNLLLSEDRRVAAALIVLP from the coding sequence ATGCCGGCCGAACCGACACCGCCGCCGAGCGCCTATCAGGTCGTCGAACGCTATGGCGCCGGCAAGTTCCGGATTTCGGGACAGGCATACCAAAGCTCGGTTCTGGTATTCCCCGAACGGACGATCGCATGGCCGGTCGCCGATTTTTCTGACATCGACGCCGCCGCGTTGGCGCCGGTCCTGGCCGAATCCCAGGCCTCGGACGGCATCGAATTGCTGCTGCTGGGGTGCGGGCCGCGCATGGCACTGGTGAACCAGGCGTTGCGGGCACCGCTGCGCGCGGCAGGGATTGTCATCGAACCGATGGACACCGGGGCCGCCGCGCGCACGTTCAACCTGCTTTTGTCGGAAGACAGGCGGGTTGCCGCCGCGTTGATCGTGCTGCCGTAG
- a CDS encoding phytoene/squalene synthase family protein, translating into MSHTASERYCLDEVRRHDHDRYLTALFLPADRRAAALALYAFNLEIARTREIVSEPLLGQIRLQWWRETIEGIFEGTPREHPVVDALDVAIRLHDLPRDRIEAMIDAREADLDDAPPGDLHTLETYARETSGALSALVMRCLAGSNDTALDAARLAGTAWAIIGLARAVGFHAQTQRLYIPEDLLSEYEVERRRLFDLKPSAGLNRAIEVMIMRADELLHEARSCSGDIPKTARRGLLLGVLGDRHIAAIRKAGFDPFAIPAAHPPPAIRLAWAAWRGRY; encoded by the coding sequence ATGAGCCACACGGCGAGCGAACGATATTGTCTGGATGAGGTGCGCCGGCACGACCATGACCGGTACCTGACGGCGCTGTTTCTGCCGGCGGATCGTCGCGCGGCGGCCCTGGCACTCTATGCGTTCAATCTGGAAATTGCCCGCACCCGGGAGATCGTCAGCGAACCCCTGCTGGGTCAGATCCGGCTGCAATGGTGGCGCGAGACGATCGAGGGAATATTCGAAGGTACGCCGCGCGAGCACCCGGTCGTGGACGCACTGGATGTCGCCATCCGCCTGCATGATCTGCCCCGTGACCGGATCGAGGCGATGATCGACGCCCGCGAGGCCGATCTCGACGATGCGCCGCCAGGCGATCTCCACACACTCGAAACCTATGCCCGGGAAACATCCGGGGCGTTGTCGGCACTCGTCATGCGTTGTCTTGCGGGCAGCAATGATACCGCTCTTGACGCCGCGCGGCTCGCCGGCACCGCGTGGGCGATCATCGGGCTGGCGCGCGCGGTGGGCTTTCATGCCCAGACCCAACGTCTCTACATTCCCGAAGATTTACTCAGCGAATACGAAGTCGAGCGACGGCGGCTGTTCGATCTCAAACCATCGGCGGGGCTGAACCGGGCCATCGAAGTCATGATCATGCGCGCGGATGAACTGTTGCATGAGGCACGTTCATGTTCGGGAGATATTCCGAAAACCGCACGTCGCGGGCTGTTGCTGGGCGTCCTCGGGGACCGGCACATCGCTGCCATTCGAAAGGCCGGGTTTGATCCCTTTGCCATTCCGGCCGCGCACCCCCCGCCGGCGATTCGGCTCGCCTGGGCCGCGTGGCGCGGCAGATACTAG
- a CDS encoding VOC family protein: MTSNAPFSMIGLDHLVIRCVDLDAMTHFYCDLLGCTVDRHNKEADLLQLRAGRHLIDLITVDGVLGLKGGAAPGVEGRNLDHFAIQIDHFDDAALHAYIAEHGIEIVEEGPRYGAEGTGPSVYLKDPEGNIVELKGPPDPA; encoded by the coding sequence ATGACCTCGAACGCCCCCTTCTCGATGATAGGTCTCGATCATCTGGTTATACGGTGTGTCGATCTGGATGCCATGACCCATTTCTATTGCGATCTGCTCGGCTGCACCGTCGACCGGCACAACAAGGAAGCCGACCTGCTGCAACTGCGCGCAGGCCGCCATCTGATCGATCTGATCACCGTTGATGGCGTACTGGGCCTGAAAGGCGGCGCGGCGCCGGGTGTGGAGGGCCGCAATCTCGATCACTTCGCCATTCAGATCGATCATTTCGACGATGCCGCACTGCACGCCTATATTGCGGAACATGGCATCGAGATCGTCGAGGAAGGTCCACGCTATGGTGCCGAAGGCACCGGGCCGAGCGTTTATCTGAAAGACCCCGAGGGCAACATCGTCGAACTCAAGGGGCCGCCTGATCCGGCATAG